From Gopherus flavomarginatus isolate rGopFla2 chromosome 7, rGopFla2.mat.asm, whole genome shotgun sequence, the proteins below share one genomic window:
- the RBM22 gene encoding pre-mRNA-splicing factor RBM22 yields the protein MATSLGSNTYNRQNWEDADFPILCQTCLGENPYIRMTKEKYGKECKICARPFTVFRWCPGVRMRFKKTEVCQTCSKLKNVCQTCLLDLEYGLPIQVRDAGLSFKDDMPKSDVNKEYYTQNMEREISNSDGTRPVGALGKATSTSDMLLKLARTTPYYKRNRPHICSFWVKGECKRGEECPYRHEKPTDPDDPLADQNIKDRYYGINDPVADKLLKRASTMPRLDPPDDKTITTLYVGGLGDTITETDLRNHFYQFGEIRTITVVQRQQCAFIQFATRQAAEVAAEKSFNKLIVNGRRLNVKWGRSQAARGKEKEKEGTTESGIKLEPVPGLPGALPPPPAAEEEASANYFNLPPSGPPAVVNIALPPPPGIAPPPPPGFGPHMFHTMGPPPPFMRAPGPIHYPSQDPQRMGAHAGKHNTP from the exons ATGGCGACGTCTCTGGGCTCCAACACCTACAACCGGCAGAACTGGGAGGACGCG GACTTCCCCATTCTGTGTCAGACATGCCTTGGAGAAAACCCTTATATCAGAATG acCAAAGAGAAATATGGAAAAGAATGCAAG ATTTGTGCCAGGCCCTTCACAGTGTTTCGCTGGTGCCCAGGTGTTCGAATGCGCTTTAAGAAGacagaagtgtgccaaacatGTAGCAAGCTGAAGAATGTGTGTCAGACCTGCCTGCTTGACCTGGAATATG GTCTACCTATTCAGGTTCGAGATGCAGGACTCTCTTTTAAAGATGACATGCCTAAATCTGATGTCAATAAAGAGTATTACACCCAGAACATGGAGAGAGAA ATTTCGAACTCTGATGGCACAAGACCTGTTGGTGCTCTAGGAAAAGCTACTTCTACCAGTGACATGTTGCTTAAACTGGCTCGGACCACCCCTTACTATAAACGCAACCGACCCCACATCTGTTCCTTTTGGGTGAAAGGAGAATGCAAGAGAGGGGAAGAGTGTCCCTACAG ACACGAGAAACCTACAGACCCAGATGATCCTCTGGCCGATCAGAACATCAAAGATCGTTACTATGGTATTAATGACCCTGTAGCTGATAAGCTTCTGAAACGGGCTTCAACCATGCCTCGTCTGGACCCACCTGACGACAAGACCATTACCACATTATATGTAGGAGGCCTGGGAGATACCATCACCGAGACTGATCTGAG AAATCACTTCTACCAGTTTGGGGAGATCCGGACGATAACCGtggtacagaggcagcagtgtgcattcATCCAGTTTGCCACACGGCAGGCTGCTGAAGTGGCTGCTGAGAAATCCTTTAACAAGCTTATTGTCAATGGACGCAGACTCAACGTTAAGTGGGGCAG GTCCCAAGCAGcaagagggaaagagaaggagaaagaaggtACTACAGAATCTGGTATAAAGCTGGAGCCAGTCCCAGGGCTACCTGGAG CTCTTccgcctcctccagctgcagaagAAGAGGCATCTGCAAATTACTTCAACCTACCTCCCAGTGGCCCTCCAGCCGTGGTTAACATTGCCCTGCCACCACCTCCCGGCAttgctccacccccacctccag gttttggaCCACACATGTTCCACACCATGGGGCCTCCACCTCCCTTCATGAGAGCCCCAGGCCCCATCCACTACCCTTCTCAAGATCCACAGAGGATGGGTGCCCACGCTGGGAAGCACAACACTCCCTAG
- the MYOZ3 gene encoding myozenin-3, with protein sequence MFPIMHSDHTRERKRQTMAILREMAGDVPQLDLGKKVSVPQELMVEELSLQTNRGSKLFQQRQKRVQKFILEHPTGYRASSTRMAAGGSPGAAEGDLAGRPDAWLSAQGQENCRTEHHVAAAGQGTPPKVPKKTNKVIQMSKALNPEALAPGYSGPLKEVPPEKFNFTAIPKGYCSPWQEFLFSEDYRMENKSQLPELPRKPSHFELRSFNRTPTPFGGVLLNDMFTVPGLEMEAQTDTPNSLELVWNRPSFNRAPQGWVRILPETEEL encoded by the exons ATGTTCCCAATTATGCATTCGGACCACACCCGAGAGAGAAAAAGGCAGACGATGGCCATCCTGAGGGAAATGGCGGGAGATG TCCCCCAACTGGACCTGGGGAAGAAGGTCAGCGTTCCCCAGGAGCTGATGGTGGAAGAGCTGTCTCTGCAGACAAACAGGGGCTCCAAGCTGTTCCAACAGAGACAGAAGCGGGTGCAGAAGTTCATCCTGGAGCATCCTACTGGCTACAGAGCC AGCTCAACCAGGATGGCAGCAGGCGGCTCGCCCGGTGCGGCTGAGGGGGACCTGGCGGGAAGACCGGACGCTTGGCTG TCTGCCCAAGGCCAGGAGAACTGTCGTACTGAGCATCACGTGGCAGCAGCAGGCCAGGGGACCCCTCCCAAAGTGCCCAAGAAGACAAACAAAGTCATACAAATGAGTAAAGCCCTCAATCCCGAGGCCCTGGCCCCAG GCTACTCCGGACCGCTGAAGGAAGTCCCACCAGAGAAGTTCAACTTCACTGCCATCCCCAAGGGCTACTGTTCCCCTTGGCAGGAATTCCTCTTCAGTGAGGACTACCGGATGGAGAACAAGAGCCAGCTGCCTGAACTGCCCAGGAAACCCAGCCACTTCGAGTTGAGGAGCTTCAACAG GACTCCTACCCCGTTTGGTGGAGTGCTGCTCAATGACATGTTCACTGTGCCTGGGTTGGAGATGGAGGCTCAGACAGACACGCCAAACAGTTTGGAGCTCGTCTGGAACAGACCCAGCTTTAACAGAGCACCCCAGGGCTGGGTACGGATTTTACCAGAGACAGAAGAGCTGTAA